One window of Staphylococcus chromogenes genomic DNA carries:
- the hisA gene encoding 1-(5-phosphoribosyl)-5-((5-phosphoribosylamino)methylideneamino)imidazole-4-carboxamide isomerase — MIKLWPAIDLIDGESVRLTEGHYETSEKMQRTAEESLDFYSQFACVDRIHIVDLIGAKNQYATEATYIQTLVQRTDKPVEVGGGIRTEATLRAYFAAGVDYCIVGTQAIKNIGWLQEMSTLFPGKLYVSVDAFERQIKVNGWLESTELDLIAFSKKIATFPIGGLIYTDISKDGKLAGPNFEVTKLLVDAIDVPIIASGGIRHHQDLQQLEQLGVHAAIVGKAAHQPAFWEGLS; from the coding sequence ATGATTAAACTTTGGCCCGCTATCGACCTTATCGATGGTGAAAGTGTCAGATTAACGGAAGGACACTACGAGACGTCAGAAAAAATGCAACGCACCGCTGAGGAGAGCCTCGACTTTTACTCGCAATTTGCTTGTGTCGATCGCATTCATATCGTCGACCTCATCGGAGCGAAAAACCAATACGCCACTGAAGCGACGTACATTCAAACGCTTGTGCAACGTACCGACAAACCTGTCGAAGTCGGCGGTGGCATTCGCACAGAAGCAACTTTGCGTGCCTACTTTGCAGCGGGTGTCGATTACTGCATTGTCGGGACACAAGCGATAAAAAATATCGGTTGGCTCCAAGAAATGAGCACCTTATTTCCCGGGAAACTTTATGTCTCCGTTGATGCATTTGAACGTCAAATTAAAGTGAACGGTTGGCTTGAATCCACGGAACTTGATTTAATAGCATTCTCCAAAAAAATTGCGACCTTTCCTATAGGGGGGCTCATTTATACCGACATTTCTAAAGATGGCAAGTTGGCAGGCCCTAACTTTGAGGTGACAAAATTGTTGGTCGATGCCATTGACGTCCCTATCATTGCTTCTGGAGGGATTCGCCATCATCAAGATCTTCAACAACTCGAACAACTCGGCGTTCATGCGGCGATTGTCGGTAAAGCTGCACACCAACCGGCATTTTGGGAGGGGCTCTCATGA
- the hisH gene encoding imidazole glycerol phosphate synthase subunit HisH, protein MIAIVDYGLGNVLNVKRAVEHLGYDVVLTRDVTTLEQAETLILPGVGHFKDAMKTMERLQLDSFLKTTPQSIIGICLGMQLLYDWSAEGDVRGLGRIPGKIEAIQTPYTVPHLGWNNLYSDDSTLKDDVYFIHSYQAPMTDVVVAYADYGTAIPAIIQQGTTMGIQFHPEKSGDAGLAILKQALKGGWIHD, encoded by the coding sequence ATGATTGCTATTGTCGATTACGGTCTTGGCAACGTGTTGAACGTGAAACGTGCCGTCGAACATTTAGGGTATGACGTCGTATTAACACGAGACGTCACTACCCTTGAACAAGCGGAGACCCTTATTTTACCGGGCGTGGGTCATTTTAAAGATGCGATGAAGACGATGGAGCGGTTACAACTCGACTCCTTTTTAAAAACGACCCCTCAATCCATCATTGGGATATGTCTTGGTATGCAATTACTGTATGACTGGAGTGCAGAAGGTGACGTTCGTGGGCTTGGACGCATTCCTGGAAAAATCGAAGCCATCCAAACGCCCTACACGGTGCCTCACCTGGGATGGAATAACTTGTATAGTGATGATTCTACATTAAAAGACGATGTCTACTTTATTCATAGTTATCAGGCGCCAATGACCGATGTTGTGGTTGCCTATGCGGATTACGGCACAGCGATTCCAGCTATTATTCAACAAGGGACAACAATGGGTATTCAGTTTCACCCTGAAAAAAGTGGAGACGCAGGATTAGCTATTTTAAAACAAGCGCTCAAAGGAGGTTGGATACATGATTAA
- the hisB gene encoding imidazoleglycerol-phosphate dehydratase HisB — translation MTYQIERETKETKIAIEIDTPGETHIATGVGFLDHMLTLFSFHSGIKLHIDVDGDTWVDDHHTTEDIGIVLGQLILQKTKAEPYFERYGTAYIPMDESLARAVVDISGRPYLSFHATLSKEKVGTFDTELVEEFFRALVINARLTVHLDLLHQGNTHHEIEALFKAFARALKEALTPSAESRIPSSKGVIE, via the coding sequence ATGACGTATCAAATTGAACGTGAAACGAAAGAAACAAAAATCGCCATCGAAATCGACACTCCTGGTGAGACGCACATCGCCACGGGTGTAGGATTTTTAGACCATATGTTAACACTCTTTAGCTTTCATAGCGGCATAAAGCTTCATATCGATGTCGATGGGGATACGTGGGTAGATGATCACCACACGACAGAAGATATTGGCATTGTGTTAGGCCAACTCATTTTACAAAAAACGAAAGCCGAACCCTATTTTGAACGTTACGGTACAGCATATATTCCAATGGACGAATCTTTAGCACGCGCGGTCGTCGATATTAGCGGTCGTCCCTATCTCTCGTTCCATGCGACATTAAGCAAAGAAAAAGTTGGCACCTTTGATACTGAACTCGTCGAAGAATTTTTTAGAGCGCTCGTCATCAATGCCCGTTTAACTGTACATCTCGACCTTTTACATCAAGGCAATACGCATCACGAAATCGAAGCACTCTTTAAAGCATTCGCACGTGCGTTAAAAGAAGCGTTAACTCCTTCTGCTGAGTCCCGTATCCCCTCTTCAAAGGGCGTGATTGAATGA
- a CDS encoding pyridoxal phosphate-dependent aminotransferase: MIHMDKNESPLQPLSRSTLHELLDQCAYHLYPDEAYERFKQAYAHYYGDLSEHQICIGNGSDDLIQKLMLTMPKGPCLTLHPDFFMYQDYARQVQRPIAYVDAREDLTFVIEDIIDRIHEVRPCFFIFSNPHNPTGHRFNEKEVAQILEAVTEYGGYLVVDEAYVEFSNPLQMKANDYLLRMRTLSKAFAIAGLRLGVLIGTPSTIEIVKQLEHPYPMSGFTLAVGRHLFAHPTETSAFIQQQRTLSEGLKNILYTYATPWMTVYPSETNFVLTRGRAALDLGNYVKARGFLPRFYNSETEQPMGDCVRYSIITEEDLTAFESLVKEWSEHYDVSN, encoded by the coding sequence ATGATTCATATGGATAAAAATGAAAGCCCGCTTCAACCGTTATCACGCTCAACGTTACATGAACTATTAGACCAATGTGCCTATCATCTATACCCTGATGAAGCGTACGAACGGTTTAAACAAGCGTATGCGCACTATTATGGTGATTTATCAGAACATCAAATCTGTATTGGGAATGGGTCGGATGACCTTATTCAAAAGTTAATGTTGACGATGCCTAAAGGGCCATGTCTGACTTTGCATCCTGACTTTTTCATGTATCAAGACTATGCCCGTCAAGTTCAACGGCCCATCGCTTATGTGGATGCGCGTGAGGATTTAACTTTTGTCATCGAAGACATTATTGATCGCATTCATGAAGTACGCCCGTGTTTCTTTATTTTTAGTAATCCACACAATCCAACAGGCCATCGTTTTAATGAAAAAGAGGTGGCACAAATTCTTGAGGCGGTGACCGAATATGGAGGCTATTTGGTGGTCGATGAAGCGTATGTCGAATTTTCCAACCCCCTTCAAATGAAAGCAAACGATTATTTGCTTCGTATGCGCACATTGTCTAAAGCGTTTGCGATTGCAGGTTTGCGTTTAGGGGTACTCATTGGCACACCGTCAACTATCGAGATTGTCAAACAGCTCGAACATCCGTATCCGATGAGTGGCTTCACGTTAGCAGTCGGACGTCACCTCTTTGCGCATCCTACAGAAACAAGTGCGTTCATCCAACAGCAACGCACCTTGAGTGAAGGTCTTAAAAATATTTTATACACGTATGCGACCCCTTGGATGACGGTCTATCCGAGCGAGACGAATTTTGTGCTGACACGTGGCAGAGCGGCTTTAGATTTAGGAAACTATGTAAAAGCTCGTGGCTTCCTACCGCGATTTTATAATAGCGAGACCGAACAACCGATGGGAGATTGTGTCCGTTATTCTATTATTACCGAGGAGGATTTGACGGCCTTTGAATCTCTCGTGAAAGAATGGAGTGAACACTATGACGTATCAAATTGA
- the hisD gene encoding histidinol dehydrogenase, whose amino-acid sequence MIRNGQSFLQQLKTTTSFNAHIHDAVATICERVKCEGDVALQDYTAQFDGIVPTHWHVPNTDLQHAYETLDADLRKALELSHERITRYQTSIRYQDGDATSEIYEVYRPLNRVGIYVPGGKASYPSTVLMTATLAKVAGVNDIIVVTPPQKEGIAKSVLAACYIAGVTQVFQVGGAQSIAALAYGTETIPKVDKIVGPGNQYVAYAKKYVYGDVGIDQIAGPSEIALIIDETCRLKDVTYDVLAQAEHDEMARTFVISEDEELLKRLAQNIQSIASQTERSAIIQESLAHHHYLIHTANFEESCAVMNAIAPEHASIQTASPEHYVPYISYVGTLFLGRYAPEAIGDYIAGPSHVLPTNGTARFQHGLSVNDFLTKHTVIQLFEKTYQQTAKAAMRIAQEEALYNHQHSLTIRKQR is encoded by the coding sequence TTGATACGTAATGGACAATCATTTTTACAACAACTGAAAACGACAACTTCATTTAATGCCCACATCCATGACGCTGTGGCGACGATATGTGAACGTGTGAAATGTGAGGGGGATGTTGCGCTACAAGATTATACCGCGCAATTTGATGGCATCGTCCCGACGCATTGGCACGTGCCAAACACTGATCTCCAACACGCTTACGAGACATTAGATGCAGATTTGCGCAAAGCACTAGAACTCAGTCACGAACGCATCACACGTTATCAAACAAGTATTCGTTATCAGGATGGCGATGCAACGTCTGAAATTTACGAAGTTTATCGTCCATTAAATCGTGTCGGTATTTATGTACCTGGCGGTAAAGCGAGCTATCCTTCTACCGTCTTAATGACTGCAACGCTTGCGAAAGTGGCGGGGGTCAATGACATTATTGTCGTGACGCCTCCTCAAAAAGAAGGCATTGCCAAAAGTGTGCTAGCCGCCTGTTATATCGCTGGCGTGACCCAAGTGTTTCAAGTTGGGGGTGCCCAAAGCATTGCTGCTCTCGCTTACGGGACTGAAACGATTCCAAAAGTCGATAAAATTGTCGGTCCCGGCAATCAATATGTCGCTTATGCTAAAAAATATGTCTACGGTGACGTGGGCATTGATCAAATTGCCGGTCCGAGCGAAATCGCCCTTATCATCGATGAAACATGTCGTTTAAAGGACGTCACTTATGATGTATTGGCCCAAGCTGAACATGATGAAATGGCACGCACATTTGTCATTTCAGAAGATGAGGAACTTTTAAAGCGGCTCGCGCAGAACATTCAATCCATCGCTTCGCAAACTGAGCGCAGTGCCATCATTCAAGAAAGTTTGGCGCATCACCATTATTTAATTCATACTGCTAACTTTGAAGAAAGTTGCGCCGTGATGAACGCGATTGCACCGGAACATGCGTCTATCCAAACAGCTTCACCTGAACATTATGTCCCTTATATCTCTTATGTAGGCACTCTGTTTCTCGGACGTTATGCGCCTGAAGCGATTGGAGATTACATCGCTGGCCCAAGCCACGTGCTTCCTACAAATGGCACCGCGCGCTTTCAACATGGTTTAAGCGTTAACGACTTTTTAACGAAACATACCGTCATTCAACTGTTTGAAAAGACGTATCAACAAACCGCAAAAGCGGCGATGCGTATCGCTCAAGAAGAAGCGCTCTATAACCACCAACATTCACTAACTATACGAAAACAGAGGTGA
- the hisG gene encoding ATP phosphoribosyltransferase: protein MITVALAKGRLLKSFIEYLENHDNTTLASQLSNRGRALQLTTDHYRFLFVKGPDVPKYVEQGNADIGITGSDILNEASYDVNQLLALPFGHCHLAVAAFEETTTYQKIATSYPKAASDYFKQTGRDVAMIELSGSIELACVIGMVDGIVDIVQTGHTLKSNGLVEKEHISDVQAQLITNRQSFFTASQEIDTFIQMLGVSLIDT, encoded by the coding sequence ATGATTACCGTTGCATTAGCCAAAGGACGTTTACTTAAAAGTTTCATTGAATATCTCGAAAATCATGACAATACGACACTTGCCTCCCAACTTTCCAATCGTGGGCGTGCGCTCCAATTAACCACTGACCACTATCGGTTCTTATTTGTCAAAGGCCCAGACGTACCCAAATATGTCGAACAAGGCAATGCCGATATTGGTATTACAGGGAGCGACATTTTAAATGAAGCCTCCTATGATGTGAATCAACTGTTGGCCCTCCCTTTTGGCCACTGTCATTTAGCCGTTGCAGCGTTTGAAGAGACAACCACTTACCAAAAGATTGCTACGTCTTATCCTAAAGCGGCGTCGGACTATTTTAAACAAACGGGACGTGATGTGGCAATGATTGAACTTTCTGGCTCCATCGAATTGGCTTGTGTCATCGGTATGGTCGATGGCATTGTCGATATTGTCCAAACCGGTCATACATTAAAATCTAATGGCCTTGTTGAAAAAGAACATATTTCAGATGTTCAAGCACAACTCATCACCAATCGCCAAAGTTTTTTTACGGCTTCACAAGAAATCGATACATTTATTCAAATGTTGGGGGTGTCACTCATTGATACGTAA
- a CDS encoding ATP phosphoribosyltransferase regulatory subunit, whose product MENPTILRKQQELEFLQQAQQQGFALIETDFIETLTWTQLSPDDLKQMTERSMWQSDNHVYALRNDFTDQLMRYYSIYQREHSMLAYSGPIARHQNVALQLGLECYDPTIQTVQHAYQFFKSYIETTLQESLDFAVIGHFELIELLLGTQAKDPALLELLGQRNISALKAQLGVSHPLIQLLSTPTDAQLAQLHTLFPQDHKILQSLSRWETFLHQQGVAHIHLDITPQPPRSYYKGTFIKIYLSSGKVLSGGDYKGTLEGFGLGLTLNTKEATE is encoded by the coding sequence ATGGAAAATCCCACAATTTTACGTAAACAACAAGAACTTGAGTTTTTACAACAAGCACAGCAACAAGGTTTTGCCCTTATTGAGACAGATTTCATTGAAACACTCACATGGACACAGTTATCTCCCGATGACCTCAAACAAATGACTGAGCGTTCAATGTGGCAAAGCGACAATCATGTATACGCATTACGTAATGATTTTACGGATCAACTGATGCGCTATTACTCTATTTATCAACGCGAACATTCTATGCTTGCTTATAGTGGTCCCATCGCCCGACATCAAAATGTAGCACTCCAACTCGGCTTAGAATGTTATGACCCCACGATTCAAACGGTGCAACATGCCTACCAATTTTTCAAATCCTATATCGAAACGACCCTACAAGAGTCACTCGATTTTGCCGTCATCGGTCATTTCGAATTGATAGAACTGCTTTTAGGCACACAAGCAAAGGATCCAGCGCTGTTGGAGTTACTAGGCCAACGTAATATTTCAGCCTTAAAAGCACAATTAGGCGTCTCGCATCCACTTATTCAGCTGTTAAGTACGCCTACAGATGCGCAATTGGCACAACTACACACTTTATTTCCGCAAGATCATAAAATTTTACAGAGTTTATCACGCTGGGAAACGTTTCTCCATCAACAAGGAGTGGCGCATATCCATTTAGATATTACTCCACAACCCCCACGTTCTTATTATAAAGGGACGTTTATTAAAATATATTTGTCGAGTGGAAAAGTCCTTTCAGGTGGCGACTATAAGGGCACACTTGAAGGATTCGGACTGGGATTAACATTAAATACAAAGGAGGCCACAGAATGA
- the deoC gene encoding deoxyribose-phosphate aldolase: protein MNFEKYIDHTLLKPESTRDQIDRIIEEAKTYHFKSICINPTHVAYAHDKLADSDVLVCTVIGFPLGASTKEVKAFETKNAIENGADEIDMVINIGALKDGRYDDVQADIAAVVEAAQGKTVKVIIETVLLTDEEKVKACQLAQAANATFVKTSTGFAGGGATVEDVKLMKETVGDTMEVKASGGVRNLDDFKAMVDAGATRIGASAGVQIMQGLEADSDY, encoded by the coding sequence ATGAATTTTGAAAAATATATTGATCACACATTATTAAAACCTGAATCGACACGCGACCAAATCGATCGCATTATCGAAGAAGCGAAAACGTATCATTTTAAATCCATTTGTATTAACCCAACACACGTGGCTTATGCCCACGACAAATTAGCGGACTCAGACGTTCTTGTTTGTACCGTGATTGGTTTCCCACTCGGCGCATCGACGAAAGAAGTCAAAGCGTTCGAAACGAAAAACGCCATTGAGAATGGGGCTGATGAAATCGACATGGTCATTAACATTGGTGCCTTGAAAGACGGTCGTTACGACGACGTTCAAGCTGATATCGCAGCGGTTGTGGAAGCGGCCCAAGGGAAAACAGTCAAAGTGATTATCGAAACAGTCTTATTAACAGACGAAGAAAAAGTGAAAGCGTGTCAATTAGCCCAAGCGGCGAACGCGACTTTCGTGAAAACCTCCACAGGCTTTGCCGGAGGCGGCGCGACTGTAGAAGACGTCAAATTAATGAAAGAAACCGTTGGCGACACGATGGAAGTGAAAGCGTCAGGCGGCGTGCGCAATTTAGACGACTTTAAAGCGATGGTTGACGCAGGTGCGACACGTATTGGCGCAAGTGCCGGTGTTCAAATTATGCAAGGGTTAGAGGCGGATTCAGATTACTAA
- the deoB gene encoding phosphopentomutase: MATFNRVHLIVMDSVGIGEAPDAAKFGDEGSHTLRHTLQGFDQALPNLQKLGLGNIDDLPVIDRVDHPQAYYHKLSEASVGKDTMTGHWEIMGLNIMQPFKVYPNGFPEELIQEIEKMTGRKVVANRPASGTQIIDEWGEHQMKTGDLIVYTSADPVLQIAAHEDIIPLEELYDICEKVRELTKDPKYLIGRIIARPYVGEPGNFTRTSNRHDYALKPFGQTVMNALKDDGYDVIAIGKINDIYDGEGVTEAIRTKSNMDGMDQLNHVVQKDFNGLSFLNLVDFDALYGHRRDKPGYAQAIKDFDERLPELLGNLREDDLLIITADHGNDPTAEGTDHTREYIPVLWYSPKFQEGGELKGDTTFSSIGATIADNFGVKAPEFGHSYLSELK; encoded by the coding sequence ATGGCAACATTTAACCGTGTACATTTAATCGTCATGGACTCAGTCGGTATCGGAGAAGCGCCCGATGCTGCTAAATTTGGCGATGAAGGATCTCACACATTACGTCATACGTTACAAGGCTTTGATCAAGCGTTACCGAACTTACAAAAACTAGGCCTAGGCAATATTGATGACTTACCGGTCATCGACCGTGTCGACCATCCACAAGCGTACTATCACAAATTGAGTGAGGCCTCTGTCGGTAAAGATACGATGACGGGGCATTGGGAAATAATGGGTCTCAATATTATGCAGCCGTTTAAAGTGTATCCGAACGGTTTCCCAGAGGAACTCATTCAAGAAATCGAAAAGATGACGGGACGTAAAGTCGTGGCGAACCGTCCAGCATCAGGCACACAAATCATCGATGAGTGGGGCGAGCACCAAATGAAAACAGGGGACTTGATTGTTTATACGTCTGCCGACCCTGTGCTTCAAATCGCCGCACACGAAGACATCATTCCGTTAGAAGAACTCTACGATATTTGTGAAAAAGTGCGGGAACTCACGAAAGATCCCAAATATTTAATCGGACGGATTATCGCACGTCCTTATGTTGGTGAGCCTGGCAACTTTACCCGCACAAGCAACCGTCATGACTATGCGTTAAAACCGTTCGGTCAAACGGTCATGAACGCCTTAAAAGACGACGGCTACGATGTCATTGCGATTGGTAAAATCAACGACATTTATGACGGAGAAGGGGTCACAGAAGCCATTCGTACGAAAAGCAATATGGACGGTATGGATCAGTTGAACCACGTTGTTCAAAAAGATTTCAACGGGTTAAGCTTCTTAAACTTAGTTGACTTTGATGCCCTATATGGTCACCGTCGAGACAAACCGGGCTATGCCCAAGCCATCAAAGATTTTGATGAACGCTTGCCAGAGCTATTAGGAAACTTGCGAGAAGACGATTTACTCATCATTACGGCTGACCACGGCAACGACCCAACGGCAGAAGGTACAGACCATACACGCGAATATATTCCAGTGTTATGGTATAGCCCGAAATTCCAAGAAGGGGGCGAACTGAAAGGCGATACGACTTTCAGTTCTATTGGGGCAACCATCGCAGACAACTTCGGCGTGAAAGCACCAGAATTTGGCCACAGTTATTTAAGTGAATTAAAATAA
- the glpT gene encoding glycerol-3-phosphate transporter, translating into MANFLKPAKHIQPLPSEQVDDTYKKLRFQVFLGIFLGYAGYYLLRKNFSLVMPDLIEEGFSKAELGFALSAISIAYGFSKFIMGTVSDRSNARTFLTLGLVLTALVNLMMGFIPALTSSVFIMFVMLFLNGWFQGMGWPPSGRVLVHWFSVSERGSKTAIWNVAHNVGGGLMAPIALMGIALTGTVSFGYLKGYEGAFIYPALIALIIALISYLLVRDTPQSMGLPPIEQHRNDYPSHSHETLEVELTTKEILFKYVLNNKWVWMIAVANIFVYFVRYGVLDWAPTFLNEAKGFDLKASGWAYFLYEWAGIPGTLLCGYLSDKVFKGRRGPAGFIFMLGVTIAVIVYWLNPAGNPLVDNLALIAIGFLIYGPVMLIGLQALDYVPKKAAGTAAGLTGLFGYLGGAVMANIIMGLVVDAFGWNAGFILLTVISILAMISFIFTWNKRGQEVVKS; encoded by the coding sequence ATGGCAAACTTTTTAAAACCTGCCAAACATATTCAGCCCCTTCCCTCTGAGCAGGTGGACGATACATACAAGAAGCTGAGATTTCAAGTTTTCTTAGGGATATTTCTTGGTTATGCAGGTTATTACTTATTACGAAAAAACTTTTCACTCGTCATGCCTGATTTGATTGAAGAAGGCTTCAGTAAAGCAGAACTAGGTTTTGCATTGTCAGCCATTTCAATCGCTTACGGCTTTAGTAAATTTATTATGGGAACCGTCAGTGACAGAAGTAACGCACGCACCTTTTTAACACTCGGGTTGGTGCTCACTGCCCTCGTCAACTTAATGATGGGCTTCATCCCTGCGTTGACGTCGAGTGTTTTCATTATGTTCGTGATGCTCTTTTTAAACGGTTGGTTCCAAGGTATGGGATGGCCGCCTTCAGGTCGTGTCCTCGTTCATTGGTTCAGCGTGAGTGAACGTGGAAGTAAAACAGCCATTTGGAACGTTGCCCACAATGTCGGTGGGGGCTTAATGGCACCGATTGCGTTGATGGGGATTGCTTTAACAGGTACTGTCTCTTTCGGTTATTTAAAAGGCTATGAAGGTGCATTTATTTATCCTGCGCTCATTGCCTTAATCATTGCGCTCATTTCCTATTTACTCGTACGAGACACGCCCCAATCGATGGGTCTGCCTCCTATTGAACAACATCGTAACGATTACCCAAGTCATTCTCATGAAACACTCGAAGTCGAATTGACGACGAAAGAAATTTTATTCAAATATGTATTGAATAATAAATGGGTATGGATGATTGCGGTAGCGAACATTTTTGTTTATTTCGTGCGCTACGGTGTGTTAGACTGGGCGCCTACATTTTTAAATGAGGCTAAAGGCTTTGATTTAAAAGCTTCAGGTTGGGCCTATTTCCTTTATGAATGGGCAGGTATCCCAGGCACACTTTTATGTGGTTATTTATCCGATAAAGTCTTTAAAGGTCGCCGTGGTCCAGCGGGCTTTATCTTTATGTTAGGTGTGACGATTGCGGTCATAGTGTATTGGTTAAACCCTGCAGGCAACCCTCTCGTTGACAACTTAGCATTAATCGCGATTGGTTTCTTAATCTACGGTCCTGTGATGTTAATTGGGCTTCAAGCGTTAGACTATGTTCCGAAAAAAGCGGCTGGAACTGCAGCTGGGTTAACAGGTTTATTCGGTTACCTTGGCGGTGCGGTGATGGCGAACATTATTATGGGACTGGTCGTTGATGCATTCGGATGGAATGCTGGCTTTATTTTATTAACAGTCATCAGTATTCTTGCGATGATCAGTTTCATTTTCACATGGAATAAACGCGGTCAAGAAGTCGTAAAATCATAA
- the cysC gene encoding adenylyl-sulfate kinase, whose amino-acid sequence MSESQNITWHDSEVTKAERQARHNHKSAILWFTGLSGSGKSTISVALEKALFERGLNIYRLDGDNVRHGLNNNLGFSPEDRQENIRRIAEVSKLMVDAGLITLTAFISPYKADRDRAREIVEDGEFIEIYTKASVEACEKRDPKGLYQKARTGEIPEFTGISAPYEAPEQPEIVIDTEETSIEEAVLQILNYLETHDYIPKS is encoded by the coding sequence ATGTCTGAGTCACAAAACATTACTTGGCATGATTCAGAAGTCACAAAAGCTGAACGCCAAGCACGTCATAACCATAAAAGTGCCATTTTATGGTTTACAGGTCTCTCTGGTTCAGGGAAATCGACAATTTCTGTCGCATTAGAAAAAGCGCTATTTGAACGAGGCTTAAACATCTATCGTCTTGACGGAGATAATGTCCGTCACGGCTTAAACAACAACCTAGGATTCAGTCCAGAAGACCGCCAAGAAAATATTCGTCGCATTGCGGAAGTCAGCAAATTAATGGTCGATGCAGGCTTAATCACACTCACAGCCTTTATCTCTCCATACAAAGCGGACCGTGATCGCGCACGAGAAATTGTAGAAGACGGAGAATTTATCGAAATTTATACAAAAGCCTCCGTGGAAGCTTGCGAAAAACGCGATCCAAAAGGGCTATATCAAAAAGCAAGAACAGGTGAAATTCCTGAATTTACAGGAATAAGTGCCCCTTATGAAGCACCCGAACAGCCTGAAATCGTCATTGATACTGAAGAAACATCGATTGAAGAGGCCGTGTTACAAATACTCAACTATTTAGAAACACATGACTACATTCCAAAATCGTAG